Proteins from one Paraburkholderia sp. BL10I2N1 genomic window:
- the zapE gene encoding cell division protein ZapE: MNVTEYYENELQTRGYQSDPAQRAAVDRLQRCYEEWVAYKARRSNAFKKLIIHPDLPRGIYMWGGVGRGKSFLMDSYFTVVPVQRKTRLHFHEFMREVHRELEDLKGQADPLDELARRIAKRYRLICFDEFHVSDIADAMILYRLLDRLFNNGVQFVMTSNYDPDTLYPDGLHRDRMLPAIELIKSKLDVINVDAGVDYRQRTLAQVEVYHTPLGAAADKALRDAFARLAAVPDESPLLRIEKRELKALRRADGVVWFDFATLCGGPRSQNDYLELASRFHAVVLSGVPQMTPRMQSEARRFTWLIDVFYDHKVKLLMSAAVSPEQLYVDGPMANEFTRTVSRIVEMQSKEYLDTPRRIVDTSLT; the protein is encoded by the coding sequence AACTGCAGACTCGGGGTTACCAATCGGACCCGGCGCAACGCGCGGCGGTGGACCGTCTGCAGCGGTGCTATGAAGAATGGGTAGCGTACAAGGCGCGGCGGTCGAATGCCTTCAAGAAGCTGATCATTCACCCGGACCTGCCGCGCGGCATTTACATGTGGGGCGGGGTGGGGCGTGGCAAGAGCTTCCTGATGGACAGCTATTTCACGGTGGTGCCGGTGCAGCGCAAGACGCGTCTGCATTTCCACGAATTCATGCGCGAAGTGCACCGCGAACTCGAGGACCTGAAAGGGCAGGCCGACCCGCTCGACGAACTCGCGCGTCGCATCGCAAAGCGTTACCGGCTGATCTGTTTTGACGAATTCCATGTGTCCGATATCGCGGACGCCATGATTCTGTACCGGCTGCTTGACCGCCTGTTCAACAACGGTGTGCAGTTCGTGATGACGTCCAATTACGATCCGGACACGCTGTATCCCGATGGCCTGCATCGCGACCGCATGCTGCCCGCGATCGAGCTGATCAAGTCGAAGCTCGATGTGATCAACGTCGATGCAGGTGTCGACTATCGGCAACGCACGCTGGCGCAGGTCGAGGTGTACCACACGCCGCTCGGCGCGGCTGCCGACAAGGCGCTGCGCGACGCGTTTGCGCGCCTCGCCGCGGTGCCCGATGAGAGCCCACTACTGCGCATTGAAAAACGCGAACTGAAGGCCCTGCGCCGTGCGGACGGGGTCGTCTGGTTCGATTTCGCGACCCTGTGCGGCGGTCCTCGCTCGCAGAACGACTATCTGGAACTGGCGAGCCGTTTCCACGCGGTGGTTCTGTCGGGCGTGCCGCAGATGACACCGCGCATGCAATCGGAAGCTCGCCGTTTCACGTGGCTCATCGATGTGTTCTACGACCACAAGGTCAAGCTGTTGATGTCGGCCGCAGTGTCGCCCGAGCAGTTGTATGTCGACGGTCCGATGGCTAACGAGTTTACGCGTACCGTGTCGCGGATCGTCGAGATGCAGTCGAAGGAATATCTCGACACCCCCCGGCGCATCGTGGATACCTCGCTGACCTAG